The genomic segment GAGGATGGGAAGTAACGttggaaaattgatttttcctttccttcacACCACGGCTATTACACCGTGCATTTTGCCGCACGTTTTAACACACACCACGCGTTTCCCCCGCTTCTGTGTGCCCCCGTCGGTGGACAATGCTCTCAGGCGTTGTTTGCTAATCGCTTGTGgggtaattttatttttcccataGGCACTCGTTTCACCCGGGTTCTACCATCCCTCCCTCCCGTCATATACAAGGTACACCTCCCCTATCGCCAAGGCCATGAAGGAAGATTAGCTGCAACATAAAatacaaaagagagagagagagagggttagagaaagggaagaagaaaaaggtgCGATAAGAAGCAGGTTCATCAAAACATCGATCGTGGGTAGGGGAGCATATGTGTTTTGCATGTTGCAGCagtttgctgtgttttttttttttttctccacacGGAGGGAGTGCTGATCCGTGATTAGGCTGTGACAAACCCTCCCACCCCCAACTTACCGTCGAGGTATGCTTCGCGACCGATGGAATGATAACGGGTGCAGCAGCCATTCCGGTGAGGATGCTAGAACGATTTGTTTCGGAACTTGTTCGAATCCTCGAGCACTTTGGATGCTGACGTCGCGCACGGACACTCGGATCCCGGAACACGGGGTTTTGCCTTCCCGAGGTGTGTGTTTTCTCTCGACACGCAAACTTTCACCTTTCACGTTTGGCACGCGGAAAAACTTCACACtcaccacacacgcacagacggGGGGTTTTTCAACTCGCGGGATGCGATGCTGTGAAGAATGACTTTTTCCCTGCAAGACGCACTTGGCTgtgctctcgctcgctcgctctcacTTTTGACCGAACGGCGGCTTTTGCTCTGGCTTTTCCGCGAGTTTGGCTTTCCCAAAGTTTTCCCGAACCACCCGACCGGAGTTGACGCACGAATCCGAGTTTACCGATTTGTTGGAAACAAACGGGATGACAGCTCGGTAGGCACAGTGGAATCGCCCCATCGATGGTGTGGACATTTTGATGACAGTCTAATCAGCgataaatttcaaaaaacaagcttaatttgtgaaaaaaaaaagttttttgacaattttaTGCTAAAACCATTACAtttaagaaagaaaaaccgGAAAATCTCATCATATAATCAATTTAAGTCATTCTTTTTCAAGCTGAGCGTACGTTAAGTGACCCTCTACTGTAGCCGTTTGAAATAGCTGTTAAGAAAATTGGAAGCATACAGCAATACAGcgctattttagcaaaaatgatataaaaaacCCCCAAATTTAATACTTTTCGGAACCCATCAAGTAAAAAAGCAACGTTTTTAATATCGTAATAGATTTACTTAAAATTCTTCACTTGTCTGTAGTGATATTTTGCTTCCATTACTTGAGTAAGTTACGTCCTACTTAGCTTTCCCTCGGCGCATCGCTCATCGCCAGCCAGTACGTTCCAGTTAAGCTTTTCTTTGCTTCCATCAGCTCAACTCCATCCCTGTCCTATATACGACGCTCGGCGCGGGACTTTTACCCATCCCGCCAGAGCTGCTGCTACATGGAATTCTACTAAGCGTGTTTTGTGTCGATTTGCTTCCATTGAACGAGAAATGAAGGGAATCTATAATTCCAACGATGCATACACTATCAAACACGGACACAGCGGAACACTGAATctggtgagggggggggggaatccGTCCTCGAACTGTCGAAGAAGagaattgaaataattgtttaTACTATCAGTGAAATCAAACGATATTTATGCTTATTCTACGAGATATGATATCGGATTTGAGGATGCTGCTCCTTCCCGCCGTCCACCAGTATTGCGCATCGCATGTAAAATAGTTGAACGAGTCAGGAACGGGAAATTAAATTAGCTATCGATACGGTACGCCATCGAGTGCTTCTTCACAGCAGTAGCATCTACTTCGAGTACGTTCGATGTGTACGCTAAGCTAACCGCGTTCGAAAGAGTCCGCACAAAACGTCCCAAAAAGCTAGGTTCGTTCATCTCTGTACATAAAATGAATGCAATGTTGCAATGCTAAAAAACTAACATTCACTTTATGAAAAATGTTTCCTATTTCTGCCATCTCTCCGATTGCCTTTTCCGATCTCTATCCTCTCGCCATCCGCATGCATCGCTTTTCACATATCACATAATTGCTACATACTCATCTGTCTTCTGACTGCTCAACAATTTCATCTTTACACACAACCTCGCCTTCAAACTTCAAACCATCCCTTTCCATTCTCTAGTTTTCCTTCTTTCGGTCACCTTTTGTGTTAATATCATCGAATCAAGATCATTATTACTACGCACGAAACGGGCGAACACTGTTTGAACAACCAAGTCTAACCAACTACTTTCACTTATCACAATTAGATAGAGAAAAACTGCGTCCGTTCTGACTAAACACGTGAAGAAATTGCAATAGCTCCGATCGATCACATTTGTAGAGTAGTGGTGATACGGGTTAAAGGAGTAACTTGCTATACAAAATTCATATTCCTATATTACGTATGCTACAACACCATTACTATCGGTAAGAAAGTGAATggttgtttgaaaaaaaaaacgggctcAAGAATTTCCTGTACGAACCGTATTGTCCgatgtcgtgtgtgtgtgtgtgtgggatttTGGTAAACCACACGGTCGCCGCTGATTATTACAACACATGCCGGTACATTAGGTAAATAGTTTGTAGCACATTCCTGTCCACATGCAACGGATTAAATATGGATTTGCTGGCTCTTTTGAAAATAGTTCTTTTTAAACGGTAAAACTTACACGCCGGCGCCTTATCTTCCCAAAATATGTGTCTCTGTGTTGGGTTACTCTTTTATGAATATATATAAAgttgtgttttcttgttttcgaTCGTTTCTAAGCTTTTCTTCTCCCTATAACAGTGCCGGCTCCTGTGGGTCGGTTGTGTTTGGCGCTTTAAAACCCCTCTGTCAGTTCTTTTTCGTGTGTGGTTAACCGGGATTTGACAAGATGTAGTCATGTATCACTAAcgtctcactctctctctctctctccatggGGATGTCGCCACGTTTGAACACAAGAATTACGCACACTGCTCGGCTTGTCTTGTTGGTTCTCTGTTTAGtttagaaaaatataaatatatatgtaGTTGAGTGAAGATAGAGTGGCTGTGGCTGTTCGGTATCGATCCTTTTCGTGTCCTTTGTTGGCGTCCGCGCACCAGATTCTTCAAACGTTCTGCTATCGCCCGTGATCATTGCCAGCAATGGAAGTACAACAACAGCGCATGGTTTCTCTTTTCCTACGCATTTGCTCTGCTGGTTCGGTTAAGAGAGGCTCTGCTCCTCACTCGCTTACAGCGAAAAGTATTGCAGAAACTTTGCCGGCGGCACGGGCTGTGtttcgttgctgttgctgttgcccgCCTCCTGGACGCGCTGCCGAAAGTCGGGACACTGGTCGACGATGCACGGATGGCCCGCGGAAGGCCAGAACAGGCAGCGACACAGCCGACAGAACGCTAGAATTTCCGCATACTGAAGCTCCTCCCGCACACCGTACATCCTGCAAGGGGTAGAAGAGCGCATTAAGACAATGCTACCGTTAACGCGCACCACCAAGCGCCACTCACTTGCGCAAGGCGTGGTAGATCGCCTGCCAGTTGCGGTGCCGCTCCTTCGTATCCTGCAGACACATCTTCTCCAGCACCACATCGATCTGCTGCTTGGTGAAGTGGTAGTGGGACAGCTCGCGCCACACCCGCTGCTCGGAGATGAGGGCGGCCATCAGCGACCAGGCGGAGGCCGACGCTTCCAGATCCTTGTAGTCGGTGATTCGGAGTATGATCTCGCGCACACACTCCTCGGGCAGGTCGTGTAGTTTTGGACGAATGTTTGGACCGGGCTGGAAGGGCGAACCGCGAAAAGAGAACCGTTTAGCGTGCCCTATTACACACCCCTTTCCCAACCCAGCATCCTCCATACCTCCTTAATTTCAATCTGACTAGCTATATCCTGTATGCGCTGGATGGTTTGCACGTGCTCGGCCCACAGGCTCTGGCTGCCGAGCGGTTTGCCCCAGCACTTTTGGTTCTCCTGGTTCAGCAGCGCGCGCAGCTGCTGCACCAGCCCCCGCAGCACGTTAATGTTCTGCTGCGAGTCGCTCACGTACGTCGCCACCTCCTCCAGCATCTGGAGCAGCAGCCGCTGGGCACCGCCCGGAAGGCTGGTGATGCCCTTGCCGGACACGAGCAGCCGGAGCAGCGCACAGACGTAGTTAAACCGACGGCCGTCCCGTACCGAGCTGCGGAAATCGAGCCGCCGGACCGCCTCCCCGAGCCCGTTGAAGCCGGCAATCTCCCGGGTGCACTTCAGCGTGATGTGACAGTGTGGCGGTACTACTTCGTTGTCGCTAAAATGAGGGAACAATGTAAATGGTTAATTAaagtttgatattttgtaaCTGCTAAACGGTCCACACTTACCCATTCTCAGTGTCGTTCTCGGTGTCACTGGTGCTGCTGCATTCCGAAATGCATCTGAaaagtagagagagagagaaacaaaatgatgaaacaatCCTTCATTTAAATTGTATCACAAAAGTGCATCGCACAATTCATTACAAGCTACAGCACAACAACATCATCGATTAGTTTCACAATTCAACAATTCATCCAACGGAGTTGTGGTCAACGTATTGTGCCGGGTGGCTCTCGAACGAACAAGCTTCCAGAAAACAATGGATTGCCACAACAGAACTCACCCCATTCGGGAGGGAGGAGGTGTTCCTGTGCGGGGGTGGGGTGGATTCGCACGGAACATTGCCATTGATATCGCCGATGCGTAACGGAGGCGCATCGATTTTACACGCCTGTCTACCGGTCATCCACATCCAATCGAACGCTTTGGGCGCCACGCTACAGAGAGAGACGCAACAGTTTGCGCGAGCCACTGTATGCATGGTTGCTACGATTTGCCACGCTCTTATCACGAGAGCGTTACGGATGCGTATATTTACAGTCTTCTCCGTGTTCATCGCCAGGTTCACCTACCTTTGGCTGGAGGAGGATAGctttgcatcatcatcaccaacgcgaaaggaaaggaaaagtggaaggaaaatatttttctttttatattttttcgaGCACATCGACACGATTGGATGATGTATGTGCTGGGCGGAAAAGATATCGCTGCACTCAAATTGCACGTTCACAAGTGATAGGTGAtaatgaaatggaaattcAATCACTATCCTTCGTCGGCTGCTGGTGAAGagctttctttttgcttctttttttctacactGCCAGCAAGCAAGTAAGGGTAATATTAATAGCAATTGAACGAAATGGAATACAGATACTACAGCGGTTGTGATAATATTATTGCTATTTTAAAGCTTTACTTAGCATTCTTGACGTAGTGAACGAGTGctggcctatacaggctttcgagactttcaTAAAACTATATAAACTCAAACTATTAAAAGCTCAAACTATTAACTCAAACTATATAAACTCAACTATATAAacttatattttaaaagccttTTTCAGcaacaaaataacaataaaagaTCGTACCAAGTCCGCGAGTTACCTAAGCAAATGATGATGAATACAGAAATCGGTCCTCACCCTTCCAGCGCCCTTCCTATCTTCCTGTGCAGATGCTCCCATAAACACCATATAATCACACACCTGGTTTTGTTGATCTACCACTATTTAGACTGCAACAAACTTGTATCGCTTGTTGTAAAgccttcatcatcatcatcccctcTCCATCTCATCGGCTTAAGATTTTCCTTATCCACAAAGAGCCTTGTAGCCACAAAGAAACATCACCGTTCGAgtctccatccatccatcgctATGATGTCACGTCTTGCACGGTGTGGTGGAAAGTGAAATCCACCACGGGAGCAATTAAGTCCGCCCCGAAAGAAAGTAACAACCGGCCCAGAAAGGCCCCAACCCTAACTCTCGGATGTGAGGGTAATTTGTTTTTCCccgatctgtttttttttttttcttcttttctttttgttattgtggttgatgctgctgctggcgggtttttatttgtgtAAAGCCTTCTTGCTGATGCGTTAAGCCACCCTGAGGGGTTGAGGcttatggtggtggtggtggtggtggtagcagGCGTGTAACGTTAATCGCCGACCGAAATGGAGGTGGCGTCCGTCGAtcacttcgaacaaaagtaAAAGCGTATCAAAATTACGCGTACAGATGAAGTGGTGTAAAGAAACGTTAATCGGAGCGAGTTGGAAGAAGATGAAATGCCACTTTTTTAAGGGTTTGCTTTTACTACTCGCTTAGTTGTAACTTCTCCACAGTACTTTTTGTCAGGGCTGATGATTTAACCTTCCTATTTCCGATTCTGTTGAACAGAACTGTTGACCTACTTTTATTTGACCCATATCCGGGCTCACCACGGGTTCCCTTCTAGGAGTAGTTGGGTAACGGACCACTTTACAGATATGGTGCGGCGTGTTGCCAAAATGTTCGCTATCGATATTTTGCCAAGAATTTAGTgctgagagagaaagaggaaaggTACGGTATCGAGCATTTGGAGAAAGCGTGACGTTCTATAAATGCGATCCAGTGCGAACCTTGACAACTCGAAGGTCTGTAAATAAACTATCGATTACGATGTGTACCGCACATTTACTCCAATAACTCAGATCTAACTCCTCTCACGGCTTGGAATCAATTGTCAAATCATATTTCCACAACAATTTTCCTTGAACGACACGTGTTCTATGATGAACATGCCCTAACTCACTTAGTCTTATCGAACCACTGTTTTCATCTTTATCTCTTGAAGCTGGCTAACTTATCTTTAATGCAACGCGGCTTCGTTTAAAATTGATCGAGGCTTGGTGAAGAATTTATCCCCAGAATCACGTACCTTTCCATCGGGAAGGTTATATAGTGCCTGACCATTGCAAGGTTCTTGGCACACACCACCGAACCACCACCCATCGGTTGCAGGCAACGGAGAAAAAACTAACACCACACAAGTGTAAGAAGTTGGTCACGAAAATGACGACGACGCGCATCAAAGTCGGAATAGTGTTCATTGCGCTGTATCTACTGCAGCGATGTGGTGCGACTAACGTGACAACGACGACTATGGTGACGAAGAACGAAGAAGCTGTAACTTCAAGCTCCACGGATCAAACCGTTTCACCTACTGTTGAGAGTGCAAAAGGGCCAAGTGATGGTAGTGACAAACAACAGGCGTCTACTAGTGGAATAGAACCCGTGGAATATGTAGCAAATGCTTCCCCAACAACAGCGAAACAATCAATTACGGAAGATGTATCAACCATTCCCCCAAATGTGACTTCTACCGAAGTTCCATCGAGTCCGTTTCCGGTTCAGAATGAAACTAACGCACAAGAAGAATCAACGGACGAGCTAATCGCTTCCTCAAAGGTGAATTCCTCCGACTCTAATGGTGAACAAATTAGTGAAACTGACGTTGTGGCCGATGCTCCCGGTTCAATTGCAGAGGAGCAGCAGCCCGAGGAGACACTCAATCCGAACCGAACGGAAACGCAACAGGCGACAGCGGATGCGGATGAAAGCGCAACGGAAACTGCGGCCACACAACAGGAGAGCTTAACAAATTACGGTGTGCAATTAGGTGATGCAGATGTGCTTAATATTGATGAAGGTAGTCCTGAAACGAATGCAAACAATAGTGAAAATAATTCCGTACAGAACGTATCGTCAGCGTCGATTGTTAATTCTACTGATTCTGCTATCAATGGTACAGATTCGAATGTGTTGGGCTTTGATGAAGTTGAACTACTAGCGGAAGATATGACAGAGCAAGATTTTGAAAACGAAAGCAATCCAAATCCATTGGATGATGGAGAAACTAATTTGAATGCTACAGAAAAGGAAGCTGACCGGCCGGTTAAACAGGAGAGCGAATTAACATCTTCCTCAGACGATAAAGTCAATGCAACTGACGATGTAACTAATTCATCAAGTTCAGCTGTTACAAATAGTGAAGGAGAAGTTCGCGACAGTAATGATGGCGATTTTGGAAGGAATGAAAGTACCTCCAACACACCTGATAAACCGGAGAATCTGATTCCGGAATCTTCAAACTTTGGCACAAGTTATGATGAAGTAGCCCTGTTAGCTGACGATATGAATCCTGCTGATGTAAATGataccacaacaacaaccgaaaATCCGGACACAACTAGCGAAATACCCAAATCAACATCTACACCGAGTGAACCACAGCCCTCCGAAGATGTCGTAAAAGCAGCTGCAATTGAAGGTAATTCAAAAACAGCTCCGAGTATGGAATCATTTATGCAAAAGATTGCAGAACCATTCCAGAATCTTAACCTAACTGACTTTGATGCATCCAATGGATCATCCTTATACAACTATTTTGCTAATAAAAGCCAACAGCACGtacagaaacaacaaaacgataACGCTACAGAAGATATCGAACAGAGTGCTGTTGCAGGAGAAAATAATTCTACTACAGAAATGTCCCAATCAAGTGACGAATTTTATGAGGTACATTTACTAGCTGATGATATCGTATTGGATGAGATCGAAAAAGAGAATGAGACCATTGCATCCTATTCATCTGACGATGATAAAGTTTTAGAGAAAGGAAAAGCTGGTGAAAATGAAGATGAAGCAGAAATTTCAGAACCAGCTGATGGATTTGAAAAGGATAAATTGCCAGCAATTGATGATGTacaagaaaaggaaaatggaACTATTTCCAATTCTTCAGATGATCCTGCTTTACGCAGTAGTTTGCATACAGATGATAGTATGAAGCAATCGGACCAACTTCCTCAGGATAACTTGACGAATCCAGAACAAGATCCTTCAAACAGTGTAGCAGTGGAAGAAGCTCTTACAGGTGACACGGTTATTCCCAATAACAATGAAGAGATGAATGTTGTTCGAGATGAATCACCCGCCGTAAATGAAACAACACAAGATGATTTATCGCAACAAGGTAACAATGACAGCTTCCTGCCACCTCAAACAGAAATGGCTAAGGATACAAACATCTTAACCAATGGACGACAATGGTCGAAGAAAATGTTTACAGTTCTTCCGGGAAGCACCCTACAAATCTTATTGATTCCTGCAGCAAAAGGCGTAACTGCCGAAGAATATCCTTCTCCTACTAGTCCGCAGCCGGAACGTGGGGATAGTGAGCATAAGGAGAGCGATACGGAATTGCAAGAGGACCCTTTTAACGATTATCAACCGGAACAGACATTCATTCAACTGCTAGCCGATGACTTTGTGTTTGATGAGGCTCCCAAAGATGATGCTTATTTCCCAAGCCAAACCACCGATCTCTACGAGGAACCAGCTCAAGACAACCATCCAACGGAAGATACCAATTGGGAACATTCCTCTAGAGATTCCATTTTAACTACTACCACCTTCAAGCCTTACTTCATCCCAGAAGATGACGAACCGAAACCCCCAAGATGTCCATTTTCACCCAAAGCATTGGTCACAAGCGACCCGAGCAAGGAACATGCTCGTACAGACGACCGACATCCCGAGACCTATTTCATGCAAGAGCCGTACTTCTACGGACTGGATCCATTCTGTCTAACGCGCCACCACGTGTTCATACCTGCCCTGCCTCTCATGCTGCCCCAGTGGTGCTTCGTGCCGGACACGCCGGACTTTCTCTGTCCGCGCTACGATCTGGGCTTTCACATTGCCTTCCCGCACGAAACGCATCGCGACATGTACTACCGCTGTACCTATGGGCAGGCCGAGCTACGCAAGTGTCCTAACCTGCACGTCTGGGATGATGAGCGAAAGATCTGCACATTGGTGATGGATTTCAGCCTCTACAGCCAGATGGAGCACCAGCCACGCCACAGTCTGTACGATCCGCAGGCAGCACAGTATCACTGTCAGCAGTGTCGGCGTAACTTCCTGCTGCCACAGGACGTGGATCCGAGCGCACAGTGTTCCGATCGAATGCTGTTGGCGTGCAACACGGACGGAACGCTGACGGTGTACGAATGTCCCGGGTTTTATCATCACGATCGTCAAATTCAGCTCCGTTGGTATGCCGACTTGGAACGGTGCGATTACCCAGCGGATGGCGAAGGTCCGTGGCAGCGTCGTTGAACGGTCGTTAAGTTTTGCAGGTAGTAAGCCCGAGACACACgataaatcacaaaaatatagCCAAAATTACACGCACCTTATGAAATACAAGCATTTATGGCGAGCACTTTCAATAAAATGTTCCTCCAGGATGAAACCATATCATTTGTGTACTTATGTGGGACTGTTAATCGTTTGGGAGCTCGTATTGTAGCAAAACACTTCACAGAGCGATCATTGGAGTCGTCTGTTCAAAATCATAACCTTTACTGTTTCAGTTCTGCGAGTTCTGCGAGTTGTCTTTGTAAAGTGCGTCATCAAGCTTTTGCTGGGTCATGTAATAAATGTCACTAAAAGGGCGGAAAACTCATTCGGGAAGGGTGATGCACCAGCTGTGCGTGACAGTCAGCCCACTGTCCTTGCATGTGTGAAGTTAATTCGATAATTTTTGGACATTCAAATAGCGTACCAATCAGATTATCTCTCATGTATCTCAACTTTTCGATGCACCCTATCCAACATCTGACGAAGCCCGTTTGCATTACAATGCCAGCGGGGGCTCGTACACAAAAATCGATTAGTAACGCTCTCCCTCCTAGGAGCTGTTTTCTTTCCCCGAACAGAGATTCTCTGTGCCTTTCGCTCACGGAATCATTTTAGTGCGaggtttgtttacttttgcaGCTGACTTTGCGTTTGCGTTAAAAGACAAAACCTTCGGAGACGCAAacattctctttctctcgctcgtgTTATCCCTCTCTTTTATCCGCAATTTGTGCTCGCGAGATGGGTTTCTCTGCGTGTGCTAGAAGAAGCGCGTAAAGAGAAACACGATTTGCTAACCTTTCCCCGTAGCAAAAGAACGACGGCCGTTCATTAAACTCAGCTGACTGACTGTTGGTTGGCGTCAACGTTTCTTCATCCAATTGATGATGGGGAGGCGGGCggcattgttgttgctgttgtgtggcTACACGCTTGTGTATTAGTAAGGTAGCTGCTCTAAAAGCGAGCAACAAAGAGAGCGCCACAGAGAAAACACAAAGTGCAATGGATTTGCACCGCACTGgaatgaaaaacacacacgttgGAGGAGATATTATCTCCGTTCAGAACCACCTTCTTCGGTATATTGCTTTATGGAGAATTTTTCAATCGACCTACCACCTGCGGTCATAATATACCAGATAAAGTCCCCGCGCATCCTTGTCCTTGCAAGCACGATGGACGATAAAACTACCGAGATTGGAATTGAACTACGCGTTCCACTGGTTACAGAACATGGAGCATGCGTCTACAGATAAGACCAACCGACCGCTGCTTCACGCAAGCGGATACAGTTAGGTTTGCTTCAAATTATTGGTGCAGCAAGAAGCCATTATTGTATCTTTCACAACAAAACTAAATGATGTCGGAACGATTTAAAAGtaagtttgtttgctttttcaaTTGCGCATTCAACAATTACCTAATGGCACAATGAATTGAAATTTGAGTCGCAAATTGTTGTTTGATGTGCCAATTTCATCAATTAAAAACGTTTATCAGACACAATGCGACCGATAATATTGTCTGACGGTATCTTATCACATCGAAAACAGTTGAGAACAAAAAGTAATGAATCAATAAGCTACTACCAAATGTTATTGCGCGGGTTGTTGCCTTATTTTCGAATGAAACAGAAGATAAAAATCATATCATCCCCTTCGTCACACAAACAACCTATCCGACAGctcatacacaaaaaaagcgtGTAAACAAGTGATACAGTCAAAAAAGTGGTAGCTATCTTTACAGTATTGCAATAAATCAGATTTTTGTACATCTTGCCGTGGC from the Anopheles merus strain MAF unplaced genomic scaffold, AmerM5.1 LNR4000752, whole genome shotgun sequence genome contains:
- the LOC121602992 gene encoding F-box only protein 25-like, translating into MPFISKDWRSPGDSWVKTDEGWEKLKVLECVKRKRCISECSSTSDTENDTENGDNEVVPPHCHITLKCTREIAGFNGLGEAVRRLDFRSSVRDGRRFNYVCALLRLLVSGKGITSLPGGAQRLLLQMLEEVATYVSDSQQNINVLRGLVQQLRALLNQENQKCWGKPLGSQSLWAEHVQTIQRIQDIASQIEIKEPGPNIRPKLHDLPEECVREIILRITDYKDLEASASAWSLMAALISEQRVWRELSHYHFTKQQIDVVLEKMCLQDTKERHRNWQAIYHALRKMYGVREELQYAEILAFCRLCRCLFWPSAGHPCIVDQCPDFRQRVQEAGNSNSNETQPVPPAKFLQYFSL